The genomic DNA CCCATTTTAGCCAACTAAACCGATTAAGTCGATTTAATCGGTTAATTAACCGACTTACTACATGGTTAGAATCTATTTACTGAAAAGTAATGACAATTATGTTTGTTGCTCCTAAAACATTTCTACATGGTTAGAATCTATCTACTGTAGATATggtttcaaaataaatattatgttgTATGATTTGgatcaaaatgatgaaaaaatcaCATGTATACATATTAATTTTGAGATTGTATCACCACTGTAGGTAATATTCTCTCATATCAACCTAAGAGGTTTTTAGGAAGATTCTAACCTCCTTCCTAAACCCTTCCTATAAAGTGAGTCTTCTACTTGGTCTCATGTATCTTGCCATTTAGTCTTAACCATCTTTCCTTAAGCATCCTCCCATTCCATCTTGAGCATCCCCATAACAGCAATTTCCTCCTATAATCTGCAGATGAAACCATATCAcacatattcttttttttttttttttcaaataattaactgCCAACGGCCTTTACCTATCCCAAACCTAGAAGCACCTGCCCAATCCACTCAATTACAACCAATTGCTTTGGATAACCAAGTCAATTTAGATTGGGCTAAAAACACATGTTTCTCAATTTGCTTGACATTTACAACTGGAAGAGCTATAGCTTATATCCAAGAgtagggctgggtatcggttAAATCGGTGTCGGTAGACCCATTTTTGCCTAACGAATAACCGACTTTCTACTTGGTTAGAATCTACCTATTGATGAGTAATGacaattgcttttgtttttctaaaaacattTACACATGGTTAGAATTTATCTACCATTGATACAGTGTCAAATTGAATATTATATTGTATGATTTGGATCGAAATGATGAAAAAATCACATGTATACGTATTATTTTTTAGGTTGTCTCACCACCGTAACTCGTaaggctgttaagtgagcgaagcgtctcgtgagcaagctcgggctcggctcgcataagctcggctcgtgctcgacttgaatattaaataaagcactttatgaacacaaattctggctcgaatattaaacgaagcaagctcggctcgactcggctaagctcgtgaacagctcgtataagctcgagtgtgtgtatatatatataaactaagtaatagataattaattataaatctcataattattaaaaccttaaaattgcatttatatttaagcgttagagaatgaaaaattctagacccttcgtgatgaaagagagagagagcaatcatcaaaaaaacttcaattcaattagagcagatccaaacaaaaggaagaagaatcaagcaaaaactattgagggagattgcgaaaggcataaactattgatgaatcaaacagacccaaacactatcactacatgtctggtgagtgagagtgagagagtgggaaatgagagttcaggtggaagatccgttgtgactggtgagggggattgagagagagacgttaaaaaaatatttttttgtagggggcgttatctcaatgcagtttgaatgcaacctgttaacttgtcccacattgttaagaaaacatcaatatccaagtttgcttatctataagaggatgcatatcctctctctttgaaaccaaatgccttgctgtattgactcaggctccatactcaaCTAGCCAGGCGAAGCAAAttctcatatgcaaactaacttcttaagctgtttaagagtacttgaagttaaaaaaaaaaaatttaaaacaaaaacattaaatttaaaagccagctcgcgagctggctcggctcgacttattattagctcaagctcgatttttttggctcgtccttGAGCTCGaactcgagtaaaatttaaacgagccaagcttgaacaaaggaagctcgctcaagctcggctcgtttacacccctaactGCAAGTAATGTTCTCTCATATCAACCTAATAGGATTTTAGGAGATTCTTACCTCCTTCCTAAAAAATAAGTCTCCTATTTGGTCTTATGCATCCTGCCACTTAGTTTTAACCATCATTCCCTAAGCGTCTTCCCATTTGATCTTCAGCAGGGACGGATGCACCTTATGGGAGGGGAATTGAAACCCAcaccccacacacacacacacacacacacacacacacacacacacaccagaaaattttcaaacaactcTCAATCTCACCTAACCGGTGCAACCCCAAGAAAAAGTAACAATGTTTGTGAGAATTTTATATGCGATGACATGTTATTGAAATATGACTACTTCTTTCTAcgttttcaattatatttctTCCTCATTCTTTCTATGACTACCCTTTTTCCATATCCCCTGCCTCCCACACAAGTTAAACATCGCCATAATATATGCCTTCTCAATGCTATGTTTCAGAAACTTAAAAACTTTACAAGggttaaaaagagaaaaaggaacaCATACAATGATTAACTCTTTCCGAGCCTCTTGCAGTTCATCGTTAGTTTTGCGCTCCATGATTATAAGAGTTTGGTCATCGCTTGCAGGTTATCTAattcctcttccttctccttcaACTTTTCCGCAATTGCTCCCATCTTTTCCTGGATTTCCATATACATCTTCTTCTTTAGCCTCAAGTTTCTCCTTTTCTCTCTGCCATCACCAATCAACACAATTACAGAAACGAAATATAGAAATTCCAAGAACGGATAATATTTAACAACGACGACAACCTCAGCCAGCACCATGACCAAAACACTCACCGACAGTTTCAACTGTAAGAGTTTCATTGCTGGAGAGACAGGAATGGACATGGATATTAAATGGGGAATTAAGCAATTTGACCGTGACCTTGTCAAAATGAATATCTCCATTGTCGCCTATGGGGGCATTGAGACTTAGAAACTTAGGACCTGATTGGATTTTGTTTCTCAGAAACATTTTTTTGAGGATGAGAACATGACACATTTGCTGCTTTCAATACAAAACGTATTTGCCTAATCTTAGcttctttagattttttaagtTGTATAAGCAATTTAGCCACTTACTAATCATAAGCTCATTTAAGCAGAATTCTCAAGtcaatttaattgattaattaaccGACTTTCTACATGGTTAGAATTTATCCCAAAGCTTAAGGTTATAGGAATGGGTAAATTTAGTCATataatcaataatttaacacGTACTATACCCTCATCTCAAcggaactttgaatttttttttattttttattctttttaaattttaacaaatgttGATATAAGAGTTAATGAACATTGTCACATCGGCCTAGAAGAATAGGGtataatatgtagcattactctttatttttaatatttattatgttttgaCCTTTTGTTTGCTCCCCCTTTTCCCTTTCCCttgctttgaattttttgtttttttgcaaaaaaataaaaaataaaagtcttCATTGTTTGGATTTAGTGTAATTGAAATTGCCATGGGGCTTCCCACTACCATTTACCTTTGTGCCTCTCAAGAGTTCTTGATCGTTAAGGTGCTTAGTGTGCgtgattgtgtgtgtgtgtaagagagagagagagagagaacgagaaGCCGATTACCTTGTTCTGTAGAAAGAAAATGGCTCAAAATGCCACTAACAAATTCAAGATTTCATTCAAGAAACTGCTCTCTTATCTCTGCAAAGATGCATCATACATACAAGTACTTTTGAATAATGAAATACGCTTCCAAAAGCACTAAATTTCAGTCAAGCCTCCCAGCTCTTTACGGAAGCTTTGAACTTCAAAACCAGTACAAGAACCATAAGAATCAGGATTATACCAGCAGAAGAACCACCAACTCTGTGAATCCAATAAGGATCAGACCTGGTAAAGATCCTATCGAAGTAACTTGACAAAATGATGGCCAAGATCAACACCAGGAGTAGTAGAGGCAGCCAAGAAACAAGGTCGATGATGGGCTGCTCTTCAAGTTCCAAATCATTCACTGTTCTCCGGTCAATATAGAGAGGAGAAAGCACAGCTAGAAGGGTCAAGCCTATTGCCACCAGCCTCTCGTATGAAGAAACTCGCCTTGTAGCTCCAACCGCCATTCGGGATGGAAATCTCTGGCTGTCTTGTTGTTCGACGGAAAAAAGTCGATCGATTTTTCACCGGAACTTGTTGCGATGGGAGGGGCTTGCCCAAACAACTTTAATCTTCCATCCTCCTGATTGTTAGATTGATATATTGTTTGGAACTAGTGCTGATATTGGCTTTGTTTTTGGAGCTGATCTCAAGGAAGTTTCCAATACAAGCACTTTCAGGAATCTATACACAAGTAAGTAATTGCAAGATAATGCGTTGGCAGCTTACTCATGAAGCTTTTACGGTTGATAGATTGAATGGATGTGAACAAGCGGCTTGGAAAGGGACAGACTATTCTCCATTCACTAACAATATATGTTTGATGCTGCCTACATAAGTATTTGGAATCTGATTCTGTCCTAGCCGCATGATTTCTCCAGACAATTAACACATCCACCTTGGTTGGAAAAAAAtagtggggttgtggtgacgggctcgccttcccaggcagtagttatggctcaaaccggacattccacagcgggtgggaaccccgatggtaacgcccaaggggaaaaactacactggtcgccccttcccacctttttaattaaaaaaaaaaaagaaggaaaggtgACAATTTTATGGCAAAAGGAATTTTAAATCTACATGGGATTGTGCTTTGTTTTGGCAAAGCTTTTTCCTTAGACACtatagttgatgtagattgatataaaaaaataaaataaaataaaaaataaaaaaaggagtaaaaattttaatataaaaaaagtgaaaattggtatgaaaaagtgaaaaaattttgtttagtagtgatttttttttttttttttgaataataataaaaagtgaattatgtgataaaaaaaattgaaaaaaaattttagatgctttaatgttgattttttttgaaaaattgtgatgaacagtaacaaatgaaaagaaaaggcttGCCAAACACCGGTTGTCTTGACTAGCGCTGTAAATGAGCCGGCCAACACACTCGACAGCTCGCTCGCTACCCGCTCGACTAAGCTCgactcgaactcgagctcgacactGTAAAAACTCGCTCGATTAGCTAATGACACATACCCGACTCGCTCGATGGGGGCTCGtgagttcgactcgtttaactCGGGATCGGCAGGCTCGCCCGAGCTCGTTTAGGGATCGTgagctcgactcgtttaactAGATAATCGCTCGGTTCGCTCGACTCGTTTAGGGCTCGTGAGCTCGACCCATTTTATCATCTGACCCAACCCAACCCACACGAcaatgtaactaaaaaaaaaattaaccatgttattaatcaataataatcatagcttGATAGCTTCAATATGTAtacaattaagtaattaagatctaaggttatagtataactaacattatatggaatatgttattatttataggtttaatgtccaattaattagttgaaaataataataatagtaatcatcatattcataggttcaatgtgtgtacaattaattaattaagatataagggtatagtataacttATACTATAAGTGTACAACTAACCTTGTATAGAGAATAGacaatgttattatttataggtttaatgtccaatgtccaattaattagttaaaaataataataatagaaatcatgatattcataggttcaatgtgtgtacaattaattaattaagatataagggtatagtataacttATACTATAAGTGTACAACTAACATTGCATAGAGTATAGACAACGTTATTATTTATaagtttaatgtccaatgtccaatgtccaatgtccaattaattagttaaaaataataataatagtaatcatcatattcataggttcaatgtgtgtacaattaattaattaagatataagggtatagtataacttATACTATAAGTGTACAACTAACATTGCATAGAGTATAGACtacgttattatttttaggtttaatgtctaatgtccaattaattagttaaaaataataataataataataataataataataataataataatagtaatcatcatattcatatgTTCAATGTATGtacagttaattaattaagatataagggtatagtataacttATACTATAATTTATAGGTattaggtttaatgtccaatgtccaattaataagctatttatagatttaataataataataataataatttataggtattaggtttaatgtccaatgttcaattaataagctatttaaaaaattaaattatatggtactacttaaatgcaataaaatgtATTAAGTAGTATTTAAGTTTTTACCTTTTAAGTATTGTTTTAATCTGTTAACTAATGTCTAATGGTATTGCAAAATAAATGCCAATAAATATAATGCTATAATTCctataaagtataaactataAAACTAATCTTAGGATTCCTACCAAACACAAGTTACaacttacaagttacaacacacgttttttagaagaaaaaaaaaatagacatacgtttagagtttttttagggTACTAAAACAAACAACTTGTTAACTTAAATAAACGGTTGTGGTtgaattgattttaattttattaaagatcTACGGTTTAGATCATTTATAGGAAAACGGAGAGGCGAGCTCACATATAATTGTGCACAAGggataattcaatttttttgaattttgaaaaaatctgaACTTTACCTAAATTAATCTTATCCGTCAGATTAATTTCCATTATTTCGTAGCCGTTCGATTTGCAAAGTGGACGACAGCTGTATACCACCTCGCAGAGATATTTATCTGGTGTTTCACTTGACACCAAGGGCTT from Corylus avellana chromosome ca6, CavTom2PMs-1.0 includes the following:
- the LOC132185881 gene encoding uncharacterized protein LOC132185881 codes for the protein MAVGATRRVSSYERLVAIGLTLLAVLSPLYIDRRTVNDLELEEQPIIDLVSWLPLLLLVLILAIILSSYFDRIFTRSDPYWIHRVGGSSAGIILILMVLVLVLKFKASVKSWEA